The sequence GTTACTTGTAGGTCCTCTTAGCCAACAGAACAAGGGAATACAAGGGTGTGTACTAacttgtacatacatacatatctgtACATATTTTGTATGTATCCAACTGTGTTTATTTTAAGCTAAACTTGAGTTCATCCTGAGGTCTCCAACTCAGTCCTCCACCACATGGACCTGATCGTCCCAGCTCCCTGTCCTAGCTTATCTGTAAATCCCCAATCCAACACTgggaagcctggctcccaccatcCACCAGCCATTCACGCAAGTGTTCAGGGCCAGGGTACCCATACAGCAGTATGAGAATGGTTAACTCCTATCTCCACGGGAAATATCTTAATCAATTAGAGTGCAGAGCTTATGTGCAGTTCTTTTGGTCTTTAGTCTTACAGACTCTACTCATTTCTAGAGTCACTTAAGTCAGCACCTATAgctgcccatcccccacccgTCAGATGGCCTCACACGTCTATAAAATAGTTAGATTCTCTTGTCACagtctgccttccttcctgggaTCCCCTGACCTcctaaacaaatgtttttaatgtgcaCATTAAAGTGCACTCTTTGTACTGTAAGGTCCCGTGGGCTTTAGCAAATGCATGTCACGTCTCCCCCATTATagcatcatacagagtagttttgCTGCCCTCaaaatcccctgtgcttcacctaatctctctccccttcccttcatCATTTTACCAcctttatagttttgcctttttcagaatatcACATAattagaatcatacagtacattttttttttaattttatttatttatttattatgttttggggggtacaccaagttcaatcaattgttttttttttttttttgagtgtaatagtgacttttttatattaataatcaaaagtacattttttttaaaattttttttggggggtacaccaggttcaatcatctgtttttatatacatatccccattttccctcccttccttgactcccccgcctcgagtcccccccaccctccctgccccagtcctctaaggcatcttccatccttgagttggactccctttgttatacaacaacttcccactgactattttacagttggtagtatatatatgtctgtgctactctctcgcttcgtctcagtttccccttcaccccccgccccctcccatacctcgagttctccagtccattctccgtatctgcatccttattcttgtcactgagttcatcagtaccatttttagattccatatatgtgagttagcatacaatatttgtccttctctttctgacttacttcactctgtatgacagattgtagttctatccacctcattacatatagctccacctcatccctttttatagctgagtaatattccattgtatatatatgccacatcttctgtatccattcatttgttgatgggcatttaggttgcttccatgtcctggctattgtaaagagtgctgcaataaacattatggtacaagtttcttttgggattatggttttctttgggtatatgcccaggattgggatgactggatcatagggtagttctatttgtagttttttaaggaacctccaaattgttttccatagtggctgtaccaacttacagtcccaccagcagtgcaggagagttcccttttctccacaccctctccaacatgtgtggtttccagactttgtgatgatggccattctgattggtgtgaggtgatacctcattgtggctttgacttgcatttctctgatgatgagtgatgttgagcatcttttcatgtgtttgttggccatcatacagtacattttttaaaggtttgttttcttttccaaatttgggAGCAGGGTACAGAGAAGAATCTGAGACTGTTGCATTTTACTTTGAAAAGTCTTGAGAGtggttttcttttgaaatctttGTTCTTACACTTTGTTCtttgtattctttcttctttttctgtgcgTGTGTATCATCTTCAGGGTGTTTCGAATTATGGACGACAATAACAACCGAACCCTTGATTTCAAGGAATTTGTGAAAGGGTTAAATGATTACGCTGTGGTCATGgaaaaggaagaggcagaagagCTTTTCCGGAGGTTTGATAAAGATGGAAATGGAACAATAGACTTTAATGAATTTCTTCTCACACTAAGAGTAAGCGGTCCCAGGAATCACTGTATTTACTGGGTTTGGATGCCACGTGGTTTGGGTTAGCTATCCTGAGGGTTGGTTTTCACAAACTGTTAGCACACCACGGAGGAGACGGGCAGGAGACTGAATTACAGGCTCAGGGATGTTTTGGAGCCGTCATAATGCACGTCATTTAAAGGCACACAAACAGTTGCACACTGAGGGGAATAAGATATTTCATCACGGATGATACAAGAAAAGCTCATCTGCTTGTGTATgtctgtttatatgttttttctttctatgtatcTAGCCTCCAATGTCCAGAGCCAGAAAAGAGGTAATTATGCAAGCTTTTAGAAAGTTAGACAAGACTGGAGATGGCGTGATAACAATTGAAGACCTTCGCGAGGTGTACAACGCAAAACACCATCCGAAGTACCAAAATGGAGAATGGACGGAGGAGCAAGTGTTCCGGAAATTTCTGGATAACTTTGACTCACCCTATGACAAAGATGGAGTGGTGAGTGAAAGAGCTTAATCTAGTGAAATTTCTTCTATCCAATCTGTAATTGTAAATGGGAAACAGCCCCAAAGACTTGAAAATACTTACaccatattttttataaatagaaGTAGAATGTGTCTTTGGTGACTCTCTAGAAAGCTGAggacaaaagtagtaaaagtgtgtgtatgtgtgtgtgtgtgtgtttgtgcatgtgtattGGTACGGGAGACCCACACAGCTAAATACCCATCATCTGAAGACTGTGGTACTTTGGTAAAATGTTCTGTTTCATGGTTACCGTATTTACCACCCACAGCTCGCTTAACGCCAATGAACTTGATGATAATAACACACATCTAACTTCTAAATGAGCCATAATTCAGTTTCGGGGAACGCGATTCACAGGGCATTTCAGGATGCTGCATGCCTTTTTCACACATCCTCCTGAGCATCCTTTGTCACCACACTTTGCTGCATGTAAATGCCATTTCAGTGACGCGTCCAGCAAAGGGAGTGCCAGAGAACGGGATTCACTTTGATTCAATCTTTGCTGGGCTTTGAGATGAACTCGCATTTCTAAACTCCCGTGAACTTAAGGACAAAAACACCCAGTCATCTCCAATAACTAGTGTCTTCAAGGGACAGATGTGTCACTTGGTAGGGTAAGAAATTATATCTCCATAACTGTGTCTAGACTGAGATGGAAATGTCCTCTGTCTTTTATCGACAGCCAGAAATGGGATTTTTAACCCACAGTCAGGTCTGCTCTGAGGCAGCAGAACCCTGGGGAGTGTTACTCCCGACCCCTTGGCCTCACAGGAAGGATTTGTGGGACAGTGGGCGGGAAGCCCAGCGGGTGGAGATAGGAAGAGAAAACAAGCCTCCCCGTCCTGAAGGGAATTTCCCCCGTTTTTTTCTTTCCGTGAAACTTCAGGGTGAGTCGTATGACCTGGGGGAGAAAGGGGTAGGGAGGAGATCTTTCTGTCCTTTCTGCTGACATTTTCCTGCCGGGGACAGAGAAATACCCACCATTTTAGCCTGCAGTGATTGCAGAGGTAGGTTAAAAAGGAGCCTAGATTCTGTCTGGCAGCCAAATGCGTAAGGACAGAAACAGCAGAACCGTATGTTTTCTTCCCATATGGCTGGCCTTTGATCTCTGAGATGGCAGTGGAAAACTAGTCAACTGCCATTTCCCCAAATTAGCCCAACTCTCCATGGGCTCCCAGGAGGTATTTACCTCCCTTCTGCAGGTGGTTCCTCCTTGTTGCCCAGGGAAACCTCAGCTGCCCTTTTTCTCTAACCCAGTTCAAAGTAGCCCGTTGTTGTGATTCAGCTGATTTCAAGTTCCCACCTCGTTTCTTCTGACATTTATCTTCACAAGCCACATTAAGTTCTCAGATAGGCGTAAGGGTTATTGGGGTTTTCAGTGGTTGCAGTATTTGATGTCACCTGAATTTCACAGACCCTGCATAAATCCCCAACTCGGTGAATGATCACCGTCTGGGGAATGGATTCACAAGGCAGGTTGCGGGCTGCCCTGGAGAACTGTACAATCTgacgtttttttttcttttttggtggggggtgggggggagggatgaagCTCAGGGATTTACAGTTTTAATGTGTCCCAAATGGCTCTTATTCACATTTGTAGTTGAGATCCTTGCCTCTAAAAGATCCAGAAGTGCCTGATCTAATGTCTAAATGCACAGAAACCTCATTTAGCATAATTATGAATCTgaggaatatttattgagcacttattatctCCCGGATGTTGTGCCAAGGACTTTATAGGGATATTCCTTCTAAAAGTTGTAAGGACAATGTTTCTGAAAAGTGATACTGATTCAAATTTTTCTATGTTGAATCACATTTTCAATGCACAAGGAACGGTCAATATGAAGGAACTCCAGATGGAACTTAAGGCTGGATAACTGGGGAATGCAAAGGaggacagaaataaagaaattcaagaaaggaGACATCCATGGCATTCTAATTTCTAACAAAAACTGTGTACATATATTATTTAGTTCTGCTTCCAGAAAGGGATAAGCACAGTTCAATTAGTAGCTCCACTGAAGCCTTTCTTCCtgctactttttaatattttgaggggACAGGCAGGGGGACAGATTGGTACAGGAAGAGAACTGTGGATCCTGAGCCTTTTTTCTCTGTTCACTTAtaatttccacaaaaaaaaaagcacgtgGGTCATTCAGCTTGTGTGCTTCTTGGAAGAGAGGGGTGTGTTCCCAAAGGCTCAGTGGGAGAGGAGTTTGCTGTTATGGATGAGAAAGGGGTTTTGAATTATTTACGGATTTCACTTTCTGCGATGTTTTCAATACCTCCCGACACTGAAATTTGAGGGCTAACTGGAAAAACCATAAATTTCCAAAACAGCCATCATCATGGTGACTGCATCCTCCCAAATAAGTAGGCCTATAGCTGGGGCTAAAGTGACTGGTCCTAGAGATGAAACCGGAGGACAATGATTTCCCTGAATCAACCAATCGTGCCGGCCAATATGGTTGCATTAGAGTGTATGTGTCACCtacaactattaaaaaataaattggtaactgctttttttcttttctttctgaaaggaaaggaaggaaaatcctAGCACAGATAAACATATTAGTTGAAACAGGCATGGGAGGAGAGAGAACCCAAGGCAGCATGGAGCAGGGGGCATCTTTTTAAACTTACCCTGTGCCTGGAATGAGTAAAATGTATCTTAAAAAGCACGAAGCCAAGGACTGCTTAACAAGAAATCTGTTTCCTTACCCATAAGACCGAGCTCCATTTTTTGAAAGGTAAAACATTTCTTGTCTTGACACAAAGACATGAAGTGATGTTTCTGATGTGTCACAGAAAGACGGTATTCACTGCGGTTAAAGAATACTTGTTTCTTATTCTGAGTTTCAGTCTCACTTACCTGAACAGATGGGGTTCTGCTCTTAAAGGAAGACGAGACCTGCATCTCACTTTCCATTTAGGTTGGCTTGGAAATTTTCAAGactttcttcccctctcccccttggccacCTCCTCACGCCATCCTCAACCTcgctttttctcttgttaatttcCCTCCCACTTACAGGTCCTGGAGATGGGCCTCCACGGAAACGGAGAGGAGCAGAGTTTTGTTTTCGTTTCTAACTTTCCCACTGCAGGTGACCCCCGAGGAGTTTATGAACTACTATGCTGGTGTGAGCGCGTCCATTGACACCGATGTGTATTTCATCGTTATGATGACAACCGCCTGGAAACTCTAAACGTATGACCTGGGGACCAGGGCCTTGAGTGCTGCCGCATGGCTCCGGACGATTAAACATCAGCTCAAAACCAGGATCACAGCTGAGTTCATGTTCACCCCAGGGTTTCTTCCGTGTTCACGTACACTGCATTTTctagggcagaaataaagacactacGTATTTAACTGTGACTTCTCTGAGGCTGCTTCCTTAGTCTAAAATAGGAATTAGTTAAAATAAGGTCTGTAAATCTCCTAGAGTCAGGCTGGTGTATTTGGATGTCTAATAAACATTAGATTTCTTCCTTGGCCATTAATACAAGTTTAAGTATTGTGATCCCACCCATGCATCTAGAGAGCCTCTCCACTTTCTATTACATGGTCCATTAGATGATGGAAGAATTCCTCTATTTTTATGACTGAGTGTAAATGTTCATGTGCTTCAGTCCCAATGTGGGGACCAGAAGGAGACCCCACGTTAGCCTCTATTTCTATAACTGAATCTTGAGTTTCTCTGCCTGTGGTTTTGGGAAGCCTCTGTTTGGCGACtagattttaaatgacattttgggGTCATTTTAAAGGCTGGTGTGAGACTCGAGACCATTTTCATGAGCAGTAGAGCCAGGACCGTTCCTGTGGTTAAATTCTGAGGCTTGCCTGTGCTCTCAGAATTTATGTGGGACATCTCAGCTGTGAGTGGGTGGATCATATCAATGGTCTGCTGCAATAttcacctctcccctccctgctgctggcccaTCACGCTGAAGTTCCCACTGGCACGAGGAGGTGGGGCGTGGCATAGACTAGGGTCACAGGCACCCTCCAAAGCCACGTTTCCAACTTGAATTTTTGTGGCTCAGAGCCTTCTCCTCCCAGGTCTACGCTTTGGCTTCATATTGTTGATATGTGAGTGTCTCCCAGGAAAGGCTTCGAAGCCAAGGCAGCCCCTGCTGCTGGAAAGCAGATACTGAAACGACAGCTGTCTCTTTGTGTGTTCTGTTTCTGGGCCAGAGAGAAAAGCACAGTGACTAACCCTCTGGCTATGGTGCTGGAGGTAATGACCTCGTTACTCAGGGACCGTCCTTTTGGTCCCTCTGTCTCTGGCTGCGTTCATCCCCGGGTTTGGGGACACAGATTGGGGTAGTTGTTCCCTTTATGATCTTACGTATTCAAGTGGCTCTGGATTTAGGGTCGGGCAGAACTGACTTGCCATTTTTGTATCGATTCACTGCTTCCCGTTTTACTTCGCAGATTTGGAAGTAGAGAGCAGGATatacattgatttaaaaattgcaaaaacaGATGTTTCTGGATGAGAATTATAGCAATTATCAAAGAGGACACCTTGCTTTGTTTGTTGTCGAGAAGCTAAATGCTCAGTTCCCCTGGTAACAGGCTGGAAAAGGATCTTTTTATTGAGGATGAGAGCATCCCCATATCATGGGAAGCGAGCTTTTTTGGTGCAAGTCTGGCTTTCCATTGGATTTATTATCTAGGCTTAGGTAGATGGTGGCGGCCCAAAAGATGCCAAGTATTATGAAGAAATATGTAGCAATAATGTAGAAAGCcagaagaaattataaagaaatagaaaagatatcCTTGTCTTCTGCAGCTTGCACCTTACTGATTGTGTCTAAGGAAAGGTCCCCAGTTACCTGGGCATGGTGGGTTTCAAGCCTTCTGCTCTAGATAATTTGTGTCTGTGATTCTGGGAATGACTCATGCCTCTGCTTAACTGGGGCCATAGAATTAGCATGTGATTCTGAAAAAGGACTCGGTTGCAATATCAGCTTTGTCTTCCCCAGTAGTACTTTGCTTCCTGTCTAATTGGGGCACAGGGCAACTGCTATCAGATTTCTCATAACCCATGCCTCACAGTGTATTTGGTCATATTCAGTCACTCCCTTATAGCAGGTTAGGTTCCGGACTGCAGCAAGGATTCCACTACGGCCTCTCGCCCTCTGGAAACCAGATCTAATAAACGGATGGTCACTCCATCCTCTTCTCAGGATCACTCCACTCTTGTTCTCAGTCTTAACCTGTAATTTCTGGCCTACTCAGCCATCACTCATTATTTAAATCTATTCCTTCTGATAACAGTGGGAGGAACAGAAAAGGgtcattaaaaacattatttgctaatattttttctgtatatattttccttttaacttacacttttaaaacattactccctttgcaattaaaaaaaaaatagatacactgACCACCTGGGTCAGAAGATAAGACACAAAAAGTGTCTCCAAAAGAACCCTCAGGAGCACTTCTTGTTGGGCCTGGGCCCCAGATAGAAAATTACACAAATAAGCTAAAGAAAAGAGGATGAAATTGGCAGCTTTTCATGAAACAGGAACAAGGTACGTAAGAATTCTGAGAATGAGGCCTGGTTAGAGCGAGCCATCAGTATCGGTGCAAACCCAGGCAAGAACGGAGGGGATCTGGACTCTGCCACGGTCAAGGGCTGGAGCGCATCCTGCCTGAATTCCAGGTAAAGGGCAAATGAGAAACCCAAGATTGCACGAGTTGGAGGGTAGACTGAGGCAGAATTCTTCCAGCCAGTCGGTGGGGCTGATTTTCAGGCATTTAAACTTTGATAGGATTTCTTCCCAGGCCCAGATGGTGCTCTGGAGGACAACGTATGGTTCTCTGCGGTTTGGCGGCAAGCTTGGAGTCAAGATTCATAGTGTAATAGCAGCtttggaggcagagctgggccctCTCCAAGTAGGCTGCATACATCATGGTTTTAGGATGAAAAAACATCTCATCAGAAAACACTGAGTCACTGCCATGTACCATGTTCTTTTCTAGGCTGTGAGGATAAGCAGTGTGCTAgaataaatgcaaacaaaaccaCTGGCTTTTGCACCAATCTAACTGCCCACAGTCTTGAAGCGATCAGAGAAGAAGGGAAGCAAGGGCACTGAGGttcccctctctgagtctcatccTGCTCCTGAAGCGGGGCGCCTGGGACCCTTTAGGCGGTGGTATGTGGAGGAATCACGTAGTGGATCTGATGACTATAGGCAATCAAGGAAAATACCCCCCTATTCTTGGAGGCAGGGCACCGGCCCTTCACTTCTCTTGGCCGATGTGGATGGCCTCACTGAGTCACGAGCGTACAAGCAGGTTAGGATTCAGCTCTCATCAGGCTCCCTGCAGATGTAGTTTATTCTGCTGATGTTTAATTAAGTGGAGGTTAAATTAACCCAATGTATTCTTGGGTGGTGTGTGGGTGCCTTTCTACTCTTTCTTCATGAAATTCTACTAACATGCTCTGAGTAGTATACCTTTTCTGATttatgtgtttctctttgggacatagaataaaaaaacaaCTTCACAACTTCCAGCTTTTCAGATTAGTCAGCACATTTGCTTTCCTGGAAATTATAGGCTGTTCTTTTAAGTGAAGAGCTTGTTGAAAGATGcagcaaagttttaaattttagaaatgattACAATGGAAGGGAAAACAAAGGTGCTGAGGGTCTGCTAGATTGTCATATAATCatattttcatgtaattgatcCTTTGAAAGCCATATTTCTAGGCATAGTTTTACTTCTCCAAGTTGTTTATGTGAGAGCAACATAAACCTTGATGGAGAGAGCTAGTTATGttgtaataaaaaaaaccctATGAAATGAATCCCTTAAAATTATGTGTTCTAAAACAGAGGATGGGTGAAATCTGTtgaaagaaacataaacaagTAATTGCCAGGGGTTTTGAGAATAACACAGTGTGAGAAGGGATCTTTTTGCCATCTCGGTGCGGTGAGGGGTTGTGGTGAAACAGCTCTTCCTCTCTGAGAATAGCATGAGCTTCTTGTTTCATTCTCACACCTGCTTGGCCAGAGCCAGTATTTTCCCTTGTAAGATAGAATGGAAGGTGCTCCTCAGGAGAGACCCCCCGCTGAAAATATGATCAACCAGCCAGTAGCTGAGGTTGGACCTCGCCACCACCAGAAAGGTAGACAGCACCAGGGAGAGAACATCTCAAAGCATAATGgcctcttttcttttgttctggaTTCTTCTCCCGCTTCTTCATAAGTGGAATTTATTTCTACTGCCAAGGAGTATCGTAAATGTCCTAATAGCTATGGAATGCTGTGGGTGCAATTTCTATTTTAGCAAAGGTCTCGTGAGCACCATCACTTTCCGGCTCCCCCTCTGCTCCCAGCAGTGGACCCGTGGCAAGCAGCTCAGGTGCAGAAAGCATCACACTCAGCTTCATGTTACGCTAGCCACGCAACCATCCTTCATCTCCAATTTCATTCTGCTCTAGATCTCATAATTAATTTACAAAGCACCCCGTGACTCAGAGCTCAAGCACCTGAAATTGGAAGCAAGATCTGAGCCTGTAGTTTGTAATCCTGTCATTTAAGACTTGGGTACCTCTTTCTTTACTTGTCTTAACACTTGGAACTCAGGGACTGGTGTTGATTCTGGGAACATCATCTTCAACTTGAAAGGTTTGAGTGGCTGGTCTCCTAGAAACACTCAGGCCACATGTAGACCTGAAGAGCACCAGTGCTCCAAGGGAGACTTCGAGCAGGGCAGGGACCTGCAGTTGAGAGAAGATGACGGACGCCGAGCGGCCTGCTCCTGCCAGAGCGCTTCCACCTCGATGGGATAAAGTGTGGCACGGATGCAGGGTATTAGCTAACGTCAGGCATTACCTCAGGAAACCCAGACCATTCCTTTAGTTTCCAAGGAAACTGGGAAATAAAATACCATTCTACAAATTTCATACTTAGTCGTGCCTAAAATCTCCCTTAGCAATATCATTCAACCTCCATTTACTTCAGGTTATCTTTGAAGCTGCAAAGTGAATAAAGTAAATCACCATTAATTCAGCCTTCGGTAATTGGGTTCATTTAGATAGGGTTTGAATGACAATTTACTTTTGTTTCATCTGTACTAAAAAAGTGGGGTAAGTCAGTAATGTAAATAAGGGTATAAAGGCTGTGCCTacctatatatgtgtatgttttgcAGGTGCTTAGAGATATCTATTTGCATACAAGTGTAATTATTACGCTAGTCATAAAAAGTTTCCACATATCTTGTAAAGCAATTTCAGGGCAACAGTTAGTTGACAGTACTTTATTTGCATAACTGGAAAACAAGCTATTTTCTAGGTAGTGAGGTGTTTCTATATGTAAATCCTctcttgatatgattttaaaatagaaattgaatAGAAATTATGCTCGAAAACAATGTTTTATAAAGCAGATTTCCCCAGATAActatgatataaaattttaaatatttctgtttcaaaAGCTGTGCATGCTTCTAATGGTAAGCTACCTATGCACTGAAAGCAGAAATTTGTCTTTAATGGCAATAGTTAGGCTTATTTCTGGGAACCGGAGACTGAGAAGTTTTTGAGCTGCAAAGTTAGCCATGGTTTAGTTTATAATACCAGCCTTGTCATTTTGTCACATTATCAGACTGTGCCTTTTCATTATTGTGATTCCAATCTAACAGGATTTCTGCAATTTTAAGGCTTGAAACATTAACTACTCTTATAATAAAAGAGTTcatctagcttttttttttaatttccattttaaactgTTCCCAAAGTATATTGCTTCTTATTAACTGACGTGTTACCTATCACGCTTCTTTAAAAGCTTACGTCCCTGATGGTGCTTtcgaatcatttaaaaatttacctgTGTGATGTTTCAGTTACAGGTGATGAAACTTCTTTGAAAACGATGAGGCTTCGTTCAGATTGTACTCTCTTGtgcttttaaaagaacaaaacgtCATTATTCATAAAAACCCATTATTTTGACAGCCAAGAATGCGAGTTTGAAAATTTGATGTTAATACTCCTTTTCCTGCAGGGTTGGACTACTTCCACCTAACGGGCCAAGCAAGTTTCCAACGTGCCCAGCCTCTGAGTGATGCTTCCAAGGCTATGGGGAATATTATTACTCTCTGGGCTGGTATTAAGGAGCAGGGGAGgttaagagggaggggagagagatggaaCCTGGAGATCGATTACTGCTCTTTTGTCTTTGCTCTTAACTCTATTGCCTGTTATAGGAAGCACAGGGCCAATCACGTTATACTAGCACATATCCGGCCAAGTTGGGAGGCTGGGCGAGTTTGCCTTTAGCACCTCCCCATGGCTAGTC is a genomic window of Hippopotamus amphibius kiboko isolate mHipAmp2 chromosome 15, mHipAmp2.hap2, whole genome shotgun sequence containing:
- the CAPSL gene encoding calcyphosin-like protein — protein: MAGTARHDREMAFQAKKKLTTATDPIERLRLQCLARGSAGIKGLGRVFRIMDDNNNRTLDFKEFVKGLNDYAVVMEKEEAEELFRRFDKDGNGTIDFNEFLLTLRPPMSRARKEVIMQAFRKLDKTGDGVITIEDLREVYNAKHHPKYQNGEWTEEQVFRKFLDNFDSPYDKDGVVTPEEFMNYYAGVSASIDTDVYFIVMMTTAWKL